ATGACAGGCGATGATAACTTAACCCGACATAATGGgaattaggattaagtgtggaccaTATACCTTTTCGAAGTGCAATCAGTGGACTaggaggagacaagtccgcagtaggagcAAGTTCAGGTGCAGGACGTGAATCAACTGGGCCTAATGCTGGGCGCAGACGACGATGATAAGTTAGGAGTGATGGAGCTGTAGAAGGTTGAACGGGACTAGGTGATGGAACTGGAACTGGAGCTGGAGCTgaaactggagctgtaggtggtggagctggagttaTGGAGGAAGATGAATGGGAGATAGTGACTGAATCCCCAAAAGATGGAACTGATAGCACCTCAGTAATATTTAAGTGATCGCTtggacctgtgaagtatgattgagtttcaaagaaggtaacatcagcaaACATAATGTACCGCTGGAGGTCATGTGAATAGCATCGATATCCCTTTTGCGTTCTCGCGTAACCTAGAAATAcacacttaagagcacgaggagctaacttatcctttcctggagtaaggttatgaacaaaacacgtgctcccaaagacacggggtggaagagagaacaaaagTGAATGGAGAAACcagacagagaatggaacttgatcTTGGGTAGCTGAGGacggcatacgattaataagataacaAGATGTGAGAACTGCATCCCCCCAAAACGCAACGTAAGATGAGATTGTAtaagtagggtacgagcagtttcaatgaGATGTCtgttctttctttcagctaccccattttgttgagatgcgtatggacaagatgtttgatgaatgatGCCATGAGAGTTCTTAAACTGTTGAAATAGGGAAGATAAATACTctagggcattatcactacgtAATGTGCGGacagaaaccccaaattgattttaaATTTCAACGTGGAAGGTCgggaaaatagaaaacaactcagatcgatttttcatcaaaaatatccaagtgcacctggaataatcatcaatgaaactgacaaagtagcggaatcccaaggtaGAACTGACTCGACTAGGACCCcgaacatctgaatggactaaagtgaaaggtgactctgctcgattatcaggACACCGAGGTAAACGAGAgcgagtatgcttaccgagctgacataactcacactctagagtggacaagtgagataaatcaggtaccattttctgaagttttgacaaactgggatgtcccaaccgtttatgaaATAAATTTGGTGAATCAGTAACAAGACAagttgaaggaagacaagatgtgagtccatgtgattttgcaaggataaggtaataaagtccatttgattcacgtccggtaccaatgatccgtcCCGTAACCTCATAGAAAATCCTGTTTAGGAAGCTAGCGCCCGCTCTCACTCCAATATACGTGTAGGGGGAAGCACCAATGATAGTGAACCTTTATTGTTTCCTTTTCTCTTCGAACCGATTAGAAGGAAGGCAGTAACtccgttcctgtataaaaacaaggtcatcaagaaataaaatagaGCCTTTAAGTGATTTGACTAAGCGACTAAcggctatgagattaaaaggactaccgggaacataaagaactgaatctaaaggtaaggaaggaagtggactTGTTTGACCTATTCATGTTGTCAcagtttgagacccattggccattgtgactattggaagagattgagaacatgatatagtagtgaaaagagatttatTAGCAGAAATGTGATCAAATGCACCTGAATCAGTGACCCAAGACTCGGAGGTTGAAGATTGAGAGACACAAGTCACGCTACTCCTGTTTGAACAACGGAAGCTATCTCTGAAGTTGTCTGtttacatgctttgtactgaaggaactcaatataatccgGTAAAGAAACCATCTGGATTGGATTCAATGCATTGGATCAAAGGCTTTTGATACGAATGACATTATAATGTTCACGTCGGAAAAAGCATAATTTTTTCTGAAAATTACTGTTTacgccggaaaaatataaaagtggttgGAATTTGATTTAAATTTAATGGTTAGGCTCGGAATTGCGAGTCGAACAGACTGTCCTGAAGAAGTTTTTCCAAAAACTGGCCGGAAACAGCCTCACCCGCCGGCGCGTGGACGTCGGAACTTCACTGGAGAAATACTTCCGGCGGTGCGTGAGGGCGCGTGGGTACTTTTCTGCCGGAGATTTCTTTTGAGAGTTGGTCGCCGGAGGCTGATCTActtcgtggtggtgttggtttttgcacaacactgacgaATACTATTGTTCCTGCAGACAGACCTGTTTTTGCCGGAAAAAGGGTTTCCGGTTGACTGAGTTCTTTTCTCGGAGTCGCTGGAATTTATGTACAACGATAAAGTTCTCACAGatgctctaataccatgtgagaaagtacgggagaaaatatattattaataatcTGTTAAGCGTTTTATAATAGCCCTATTTATAactatatactccctccgtttcaaattagatgaggtactttcctttttagtctgttccaaaacaaatgacacatttctaaatttggaaataattcaactttaaactcttcattttatctATTTTACCCTTactgagaagcttttataactacacaaatgtcatggctgCACAAAACTTTtatcccttaagcttttaagaccacaagtttcgaaagtcttcttttcttttcttaaatttcgtgctgAGTCAAACtagctcatctaaattgaaacgaaggGAGTACAAAACATATTCTACTCCTATTCATTTGGGAGTAGGGTTATTTACATAACTATCTAAcaattattttcagcatattgaGCTCTTTAAATAGACCTTACAATGAGTAAAATTGATAAGGTTAAGGAAAACTAATCTTATTTAAACTAGAATAAAAATAAGGCTAAGAAAAACCTATGCTAACTAATATAGGAAAAAGAATTCTAGTAGGAATGGAATACCAACTAACAATCCTAGTTTGActagaaatataaatataatcCTACCGAAACGAGAATTAAGAAATCCTAATCTTTTAGGAAAAGAAATCCTAATTTTGAATGGATTCTTGGACTTATTTAATTTCTTGAGATTCTTGGGCCTCAATTGGACTAAGGCTAACTAGTGTAAGTATTTTAAATTCGTGGCCTAATTCTCCAAATCCATTGGCATCTTCGTGAGCCCAATAATCCTCCATTGTTGTAGGAAACATGGCCTCCACTTGTGCTTCTCTAGCATCAGGATTTGAGCTTGTATATTCATTAATATGGCTATGGATTTAGTCAACTTATCCTGGGTACTTTGACTACATCTATGACAAAAAAATATAGATTAAATGGGTATtttatttggttttggtttaAGTCATATGTTTATAGTTATATAAAGTATGATAACATTTTGCTATTAGACGAAATATCTCATGAAAAAGATATTTGGTGTTTGTAATGAATTAAATTTTATTAGTTTTTGTtcaataactttaattaattgaaATATATACTTATACATGttgtatattcatttgtttgTTGTATCTCAGCACCCGTAGATGTACTCGGATCTGTGCCCCCGAAACCTAAAATTTATGTGATCAAGAATTCAACTTCTAGATCCGCACCTGTATTCTGTATCTGGTACCCGCACCCGAATCCGGGCGACATAGCTCTGAAGcaccaaaataaaaaagaattgtaAACAATGACTTTAGCAGCTCCAGCTTTTAGAAATAGCAATCGGATGTCAATTTAAACTTAAATATTCTAACATGCTCCAGAGGCAAGCTCATGGCCTTTCTTAAGAACTTGTATTGTATAAGATGCAAGTATAGTTTTGTATAGGATAAATGTTACAGTTGTATATGTGCATTAAAATGTAGGTTTGGTACATTATTGGAGATTCTACTAATCTTTGGTTTATTAATGAACCTTAACGGATAATTTTCTGTAGCTAAGCTGCCTTTCGTAGGTGAACATTGTTTATAATCATTTCATTTCTTTTTTTGGCTCTCATATAATTTCAGGGAGAGAGATAGTGACAAAGATGGTAAGGTTAACTTCAAAGAGTTCTTTCATGGGCTGTTTGACTTAGTGAGAAACTATGATGAGGAGAGTCATGATTCTTCTCATCATTCTGAGGATTCACAAGAGTCTCCGGCTAGAAAGTTGTTTGCTGAGCTTGATAAAGATGGAGATGGGTAAGAAACTAGACATCTCTTTCAATAATTGTCTCGAGTAAATCCATCAACAATCCTGAAATTTGATGTTATGCAGATATTTGTCAGACGCTGAATTGCTACCTATAATTGGAAAGCTTCATCCATCAGAGCGTTATTATGCCAAACAACAAGCAGATTACATCATACAGCAGGTATTTTCACTCGATCCAAATGCCTATTCCAATAGAATGCTGAATTTGGTCATTACTGCTTGCTGTTACCAATAAGCACTTGCATGTCTGCCTTATATAAGCCTATAACCAAACTGCTGCTATTGATTTACTTTTTGCCTGCTGAGGAGCTACAGCTAGAATTTTGAAGGATAAAATTGCCTTCTTGTAATGCTGTGCAAAATATATCCGAAGTACACTTATGTAGTTATGTGTTCCATCCAGTCCTTTCTGCATCTCTAAAAGTTACCTGATAATCTTTTCTTTATGACTATTATTGAATAATGTCTGTCTGTTTTTTCTCAAAATTTATTGTCATAAAAAAAGTTTGCGCCTAATCCGGTATTCAGGTGCTATTTGCTTTTACTTTTTATGCTGTTTGCAAATTGTTGTGAACGGCATAACTTCCAAGTCATCCAGGATTAGTAGGTGAAGTTAACAATTCAAACAATTCCGTCTATTCTGGGATGTAACAATGCTTCTAAAGCTTAGGTTTTAGTTGGATTGTACTAGGGGTGGCAAATGGGTTGTTTGGGCTGGTTAAGATGGGTAGACTCATTAAATGGGTCATTGCCCAACCCTGCCCAATGTTCACTTAGGCTAAGATAGACTGGGTCAAGATGTGCTAAACAATGGGTTGTAATCCAACCGGCCCAAATTGACCCAAATCTTTGCATATTCTCAACTTTATCTTATGTTTTGGAATAAATGTCAACTCATGCCAAATGATTTCTTTCATCAATTTGGATTTAgaatcttatttgatagttcatcTTATAATACTAACAAAGATCAGAATAATAAAAAAGTAGTAAAATTACAACTTCCCGCCCTCTCACCACTCCAACCCCCACCCTACCGCTGAACCTCCATCCCacccctaaatagaaatattatttagaGTACTTTCTTTTAATGTTGTAGATAGAGTATTTTcgtttttatttcaataaaataaaaaaaaattatgatgtagaaaaagtatttttttttattttaataaaataagtaCTATATAAATTCCTTATCAaaaatgatgtagaaaaaatattttctttttcataaaatgtgtactttcttttcatgtcgtagaaaaaatattttcttttgtttcaacaaaaagagtactttcttttcatgatatagaaaaattattttctttttcacaaaattatattttattttcctgttgtaaaaaagtattttcttttaatgTTGTAGATATagtagttttttttaatttttcatttcaacaaaatgaatattttctttttatgatgtagaaaaagtattttctttcatttcaataaaataagtattttcttttcatgatgtagaaaaaatattttcttttcacaaaatgagtactttcttttcatgttgtagaaaaagtattttctttttcaaaaatgatacTGTCTTTTTATGatttagaaaaagtattttctttcatttcaataaaataagtactttttttcgtgatgtagaaaaaatattttcttttcacaaaatgagtactttcttttattttatttcgaTACCTAAAAAATAGCTCAGTACccgtattttattttattgatataaattttatttgttattttttcaGTTGTGATAATgtgtttcttctttattttcaaaTGTTTTTCATGTTTGATGATTATTTTGTCAACAACAGTTAGTTAAATAAATCATTCGACATcgtgaaaagaaagtactcattttgttgaaacgaaagaaaatactttttctacatcatgaaaagaaaatactctaaataatattttatatatttaggGTGGGGGTCGGGGGTAGGGGTGGGGTTGGGTGGGTGAGAGTAGGGGTGAGGTGTGGATGGAGGTGGGGTAGGGGAGGTGGGTGGTGGGTGGAGTGGGGTTGTGGGGGTTGGTGGAGATggggaaggttgaaaaagagttttggaaaatatttttccttttcttgatagggaaaacattttcctccaattggggAAAAACGAattcataaagaaaatatttttcaaacattTAAACCAACAAAACATgggaaaattagaaaatatttttcagaacaTGGGTCAAGGTAGAACTCTAAGATTAAGCATTTCCGTAGGTCAAGGTTGGGCATCATCATGGGTCCATTTGGGCTGATGATTTTTGATCGGTTAACTTAGGCTAGCCCATTTTCAAAATCCTTCTAGCCCAAACCCATTAAAACTTGGTCGGGTTGGGCGGGTCAAATGAGTTTGGGTTAATTTTGCCACCCCTAGATTGTACACTCTGTGGCCAATTTTCTCAATTTCAGTATACATTAATGAATCTCGTGGAAAGTACTGGTCTCTTGTTATTGGTGAACATTACAATGTAATGGTGtgtctcttcttttttcttatatGCACGTTTAAAGAAGATTGCAAGGAGAAACTCTTATTCTTATTGGTTAAAATGAAGAATGTGAAATATATTAAGGAAATTTCACTTTACAAGTTCCCCAGTTTTGTTCTTTTTGTGTACTAGTTAACCAAAAAACCTTGATATGATTGAATCTTAATGTCACATGTAAAACCGAAATGTTCTAAAACAATATCGAATCAGAATGCACATTATTCTTCTTTGCTGATTGTGTAGTAACTGAGTGGGAAATAGTGGTGTTAAATAATTCTGCTATGTTTTCTCTCAGGCTGATGCAGATAAAGATGGAAGGCTTACTCTAAAAGAGATGATTGATAGCCCATACGTGTTCTATAGTGCAATATTTAACGAGGATGACGAAGACTATGAATACCATGATGAGTTTCGTTAGTTCAGGGCTAGGTAAGGATGGCCTTTCTACTTTCTAACCCTTAAGTTGTTAGGCAACACCCACTTTTAGTTATTTAAATTATGCCTTCAACAAGCCCTCTCACGTGCGGGCTTGAATTTTTTTCATGAGTCGAGCACATAGAAATTTCTTTTTGATGATAGATGGTGGTGAGACCGCTATCTGTTTTGTGATACCATATTGAAGTGTGTGATCacctcatctaaaagcttaaagTGTTAAGAGTAAGCCtacttttatatatttaaattatgtCTTCAACACTTTGAATCTGCATTTTTCATTTGTGCTGCAATGACTGTTCTTTTCCATTGTCATAGATCTATAGATTCTACTGATATATTTAACTTCTTGTCTTGCATTTACGAATGGAACTGCTGAAGCAATCTGACGGTCTAATTGTCAATTAGTTCTTCTAAATcatttgaaattttttatttgaTGTGTTTTGCTAGGATGAATATTTTACATAACCAGTGAAGTTGGGTATGCTGACTTGATTTAGATTCTTTTTCCTTTTGGTACACTGGGGTCACTAAGGGCAAACTGAAAGTTGTAGAAATGTTGGGAGTGCAATTCTCAGTTTTTCTCGACTCTTGGGGTGTATCACCAAGTGACTGAAATATGACCAGTGTCTTTGAAAGGGAAAACTAAAGACTGTAAAATAAAGTACAGTAGTTGCATTATCTGTTTTTGTCCAGGATTTTGCCTTTTCAGTATATCAATCAACAGCCACAATGTGCAATTTCATTCCGACATACAGTTTCATCTGTTTACACTGACATCAATATTTCCTTTAACCCAATTGAGGGAGTGGTAATTCTGGATCATATGACTTGGACATCTCGAGAAACTTGTTGCTTTTTCTTTCTGCTTATTTACGTGCAAATATTTGCATTACTTTCTTAGTGGACTTTCTTTTTGGGTTTGCAGGATGGCTCATGCTCTCAAGTTACTCGTGTATGATACTTTTTAGTTTGGAAATTTTTATGCGAGTCTCACCAAAAGATACATGTGGTGagacatcaaaattttatttatcAGATAGTTTTCTTTGTAATCGCCTTGATCAACCATTTTCGACAATATAATGCTAGTTCAGGATCTTCCATTATTTTGTAGAGGAATTCTAGTGGGACAAACTTTACATGCACAACATTTGTTTTAGCCATCCAATTTCTGTATTTTCAGTCTCCGAATTGTTTTTAATTCTaaacataattatttttaatcctaCCTTCGAAGTTGCGTGCCATCTTGTTGTTCAGTCTGGCACGTTCCTGTCATTTTCAACTGACCCAAGTGATATGGCGTGTTGATACGAGTAAATTTACTATTCAGGTaacggatatttgttcttgatacgAGTAAGCTTACTGTTAAAGAAACGGATTTTTGTTTTTGATTGGAAGTTAAGTTTCCAATAAATTTATTGTCAAGAAAATAAACTCAACAATTTTTTCAGGCTTCACAAAAAATGAACAAGAGAATCAACTAGGTCTTGTTTCAAGTAGTTATTATTTTAAGCTGGGGCTTGTAATTGGATAACCTTTGAACAGGCATGGTACTCTCAAGTGTTAAATAGGTATTACTTGTACGTACAAAAAATTGTGAAATAGATAACTTAGATTGTAGTAATTGCACCTAAGTGTGGTCTAGTGGTCTATAAAAGAAAATATGAGATTTTAGATTTAAATTTCAGCGAAAGTAAAAAACATTAGATGATTTCTTTCCATCGAGCATTGTGTAGTTATTCGGTTGTGGTGGTACAACAAGTGTCCGGTGAAATAGTCGAGGAGTTGACAAGCTAAATCGGATGCTAtcatcattaaaaaaaaaaagaagaaagagagatTAACTGAAGTTAACCATACCGCTTAGTTGTTATCATTAGCCTACAATAATAATTAGTAGCGGGTACTTGGTGAAATCGTAGAGGTGCGCGCAAATTGGTTAGAACACAATCGTATTGAAAAGAAAGATTATAATTGAAGTTCACCTTACCGCTTAGTTGTTATCATTAGACTCCATTAATAACTGTCATTTCATATTGGTGCTTCCTTGAGTTCAAGCACTAGAGTTATTGGATGTGGAAAAAATTAGCACTAACGCACACTGTCTAGTGGATAATCCTTAAAAAAAAACTCTGTTTAATTAAAGCTCAGTGTGAAACCATGTCTATTCAGATAATCTGAATGTTCCTCTTTTCTTATTGGTTATTTCATTTCACAACGAACTGATGTGTTTATAATTGAGGGACATTTTGAGCAGTTTCAACACAATCCACCTGTGTTTTTAATTACAGCTATCGTATCCTCCATCATTGGACGATAATAGTGTGCAAGGAAAAGCCAAAAACATATTCAATTAGAGACTCAGCTCTATATCAAAAATGAGTTTAAGTTCTACGCACAAAGGaaatttatatatatacccaGTTTTGGATTATCATTGAAGTTATATTCGCATAACGTATTGCACAAAACTTTACAAGTTTATCCGTTTTAGGATCAGTTTCAGACTTAGCgagtttgaagttggaaaaattcAGACCTGAAATTGCAAATTTTAGATGCACTTAAAGACTGTTTTAGTCTTAAGTGCAACTACTTTTTCCATTCACTTAAGACTTTTTTAGTgtgaaatgcaaaaaatgcaTTTAAGATGCACTTAAGACTTAATTGGTCTGCAGTGCAGCTAATTTTTGCATGCACTTAACACTTTAGTCTGAAGTGCAAATTGACCAGAAACAGAAATTTATTTTTCGAATTTCAACAATTCAACACACGATTCAACACCCAAATCTACTCAAAAATGAGCTCAAAACTAAAatataactttcaaatatcataaagaacCAACTCCAAttatcaatttgtcaaaacaacaacaaatctaAAAAACACAATTTACAACtaagaggaagaagaaaagacACCCAGCAGTAGCAAAGAGAGGAGCGCTACATTATCTCACTACTGTAAAACACTATAAACCACCTTCAAACCTAGTCGCAAACACCATGTAAATCCACCGTCACCTTCATTTTCACAACAATTAAGAATAAAGGTCTGAAGTTAAACTTCTTTTAAAAATCGTGTACAagttaaatgggggcgaccaaatagcgTGTCCCATGAAATTTTTATTACGCATAGATCGTGTAAAATATTAACACAATCAGGTCATTTATTAGGCAATTACAAGTAAATTTCAAATaattactactccctccgtttcaatttagatgggGTACTTTGACTCggtacgaaatttaagaaaaaaaaagacttttgaaacttgtgatcttaaaagcttaaggggtaaaagatTTATGTGGCCATGacatttatgtggttataaaaacttctcattaagggtaaaatggattATATAAAGAgtttaaaattgaattatttcCAATTATAGAAATGTATCATTCTTTTTGAAATGAACTAATAAGAAAAGTATATCACCTAAATTGAAACAAATGGAGTAATTGATAGTTAGGTGAAACTTATAACTAACATACTATCACATGTTTAATTCATTACTAGCATAAAAGAATTGTTACATCATCGGCGTATTATAACCAAAATCCATGAAAATTATAGCTCTTTGTTATATAGCAATATTGTGAACTGAAACAAGGTTGAAATGGCCATCTTATTTGCACTGGACCAGTCCCCTGCTCAACCAGAGAAAATATCTACTTACACAATTGAGGTTGAAAACATAAAAATCAGTGTACTGATGATGCCTAGGCATTTAAACATATTAAACAAAACAGTAGATGTGAAAGATAATGAAGAATAACACTAAACTAAGAAGATTCAGATGcctaaagcaatataataaaaaacAAGGTACTCCTACTATTTATCACTAACAGTACATTATGATGTTTTAAAACATGAGATTTTCTAACTAAATCCTCatgctacaacaacaacaacgacacgACGATCCAGTGGAATCCCGCAAGTAGGGTAtgaggaggatagtgtgtacgcagaccttactcctactccggaggagtagagaggctgtttccgatagaccctcggctcacgaCGATGGTAAAGGACAGTGGAGCTCTAACATAAATAGAAGTCagaaagataacaccaacaacgtGATAACCAGACAACAAAAAGAAAATCACTAACAATAAGCAGTAACAATGGCATAGTACTATagacataatggaagtaataaggACACAACAAGAGTCACTAGCATCCTATGACAAAACACTATCAAACTAGCCTCCTACAACCTAACCTGCAACCCTAATGAAGTAAGATGGACACAACAGGAGCTACTAGCGGCGTAAGACAGGACACTATCAGACTAGCCtcctacctcctaacctacaaccgtaatgctcgacctccacagctTTCTATCAAGAGCCATGTTCTCGGGAATCTTAAGTCGCACCATATActacctgatcacctctccccaatatttcttaAGCCGCTCATGGTACAAAACTAGCTTTCAGATATTCCATCAACAACACCTATTCCACCAGTTATACAAATATCATCTATTCTATCATCCTCTGTCCTTCAAAACTTGTGGCATTAGACGGTTCCTTTCTCCAAATGTACACTGTTGCTCATAATTCCAGCGAGGTAATAAAATTACCAGAAAATCATCCAAATATCAACACAGACCATTATGATCTTTGAACAACGGCAGGGTATTAAAAAGACAATCTCATATCCTAGGTTTCATCTATCAATATTAAAGTACAATCAGGATCACAGTTTACTCAACCGGCAGATGCAGGGGAAGATATATTACTAAGCCTAATGTAAACAAGCAACTTTGGTTTAACAGTAAGTATAAAAAATTAGTATCAGCATAGCAATAAGAATGACAATAGATACAAGCTCTTACCAATACAAGCTCTTACCAATATCAAATCTAAACATCCAAGCACAATTCATCAATTAGAAGAAATAACAGAACTTCTAATGTATTCATTACAAAAACTTTGTAAGTATCAAATATATGAGGCAACCACACCAGGTGAAAAAAAATACCACACATACACTCATAAATCATTTCCGCTTATATGCCTGACATCATCCTCACTATTTTCATCTTCATCAGTGTCAGAGGGAGGTGAAGGGTCAAGCCTAGCAGCATCAATGGCCCACTTAATCACCTTCTCAACTTCATCGTCATCCTCTTCATTCTCCGAAGAATAAGCGGGAAGGGAGCTTTTGAGAGCTGCAAATCTGGGAAACAAGTTAACATCGGAAGCTGTAGAGGTTGAACGTGGTTGTTGGGGAATAGGGTTTTTGGTTTTGGATTTGAGGGCACGGAAACGTTGATCGAGATCTGGATCGATGAATTGGGTGGAAGAAGAACCACGAGCCATATGGGAATTGAGGCTGAGCTTGAGGAACACATCATCCTCTGCCGCGCGCAGCAGCTCTTCAACCTCGTCGTCTTccgtcttcttcttcctcctgtTGTTGTCGATACCTCTGCTCATTCTCTTCCTCTTGATGACACGGTACCACACTTGGCCAattcaaacttcaaacacaaTAGACTCGAAATTAGGCTGTATCTGGttgaaatttaaaattacaaGTTCAAGTTGTAAAAATAGTTCTAATGTAGTATTTGGTTCTAATTGTGTTTGGATATGATTTTCCTTAAAAAACACAGTTAGATATCTATaaataaaaattcttattttgttataaatatattatattaaggatgttcatttagtaccccgttgtaaataagcttcctgaagaaccttatctatatgagactccgccgtaaatatgtttatatatttagtactctattgaaaataagcctcccgaagaagcttatcctttcagtagtctgttatggataaacatcaccccggtagaagattatctatatctggtacaatgagcttatcatttcggtactccgttatggataaatattacccccggtagaagattatctatatctggtacaatagcagtttacaagcagcttacacagcagcttgcagaagcagcttacacaacatcttcctttcttctataaatagaggagatttcagttcattatgtatagaagtttgaaatttgaaaaatatatcagtttctctctatacttgtctttactttacagtctgtattttataacacgttatcagcacgagactctgtcatctcgagccaatactttgaaagtatcagaggtacaa
This region of Nicotiana tomentosiformis chromosome 4, ASM39032v3, whole genome shotgun sequence genomic DNA includes:
- the LOC104097637 gene encoding uncharacterized protein; the encoded protein is MSRGIDNNRRKKKTEDDEVEELLRAAEDDVFLKLSLNSHMARGSSSTQFIDPDLDQRFRALKSKTKNPIPQQPRSTSTASDVNLFPRFAALKSSLPAYSSENEEDDDEVEKVIKWAIDAARLDPSPPSDTDEDENSEDDVRHISGNDL